AAATTGCCGCATCTGTTCTGCCCCTGCTTTATTACTTCGTCCCGACATGCCGACATATACAGTTTTATCCACCCGTAGCACATCCCCGCCGTCAACCGTTCCCGGATCTGTGATATGAAACAATTGACGGTACGAACTCAGCGCACGTGCGATTGAATCGGTTTCTGCCCTACGCGATTCCACGCCTGACCGCAGAATGATCGCAAGCTCATCCAATACAACCGCCGTATCTTCTACGAATACCGAATCCGGCAGATCGGGTTCGGGAGGAAGTGTCTGCACTTCACAGCCTAATTCAGTAAGACACTGCTCATAAGAACGGTGCTGGGTTCTGGCCAGCGATACATCGATCGGCCGGCGTTTCAGGTGCGTCAACTCACAGTACGCGATTCGGTCACTTACGTTTCGTGTAATGGCTATCAACATGTTTGTTTGCAGTAGCTATAAAGGTTGAGCATTTGCGTTTGTGCTTATCGGGTTTACTCACATACGTCATGGTGAGCGGAGTCGAACCATGACCAAGTTTAGTAAAATCAGTCTTCGACTGCGCTCAGACTGAAGGGTTCTTTCCCATCTGTGAGCCAACCCGATAAGCACATTTGCGTTTCATTCCACAGCTAAGTGGTAAGCTTCCAAATCGACCTCGGAATTCTGATAGTGATCGGCGTTGCGCACTTGTTCCTCAAACCATACTGAATCAAGGCCATTCATTTTAGCTATGCGTCTTAACCACTCTTCTTCATTGGAATGCAGAGCGTCGTGATCGCAAAGCCCCAGCCTCAAACCGTCACGGATAAACATCATGGACAGGCTATGCGATTCAAATACGGGAGGTTCATCTGCAATGTATTCGTTGTCAAGAATTTCATGGATAGCTTTTTCACAAAACTCTTCATTAAAATCAAGAGCCTTGCCAA
The nucleotide sequence above comes from bacterium. Encoded proteins:
- a CDS encoding dimethylargininase, with protein sequence MLIAITRNVSDRIAYCELTHLKRRPIDVSLARTQHRSYEQCLTELGCEVQTLPPEPDLPDSVFVEDTAVVLDELAIILRSGVESRRAETDSIARALSSYRQLFHITDPGTVDGGDVLRVDKTVYVGMSGRSNKAGAEQMRQFLKPYGYDVRNAPVKGCLHLKSAVTQIAEQTLLINRNWVDSENFSANKFIDIDPSEPYAANALWVNGTVIYPSLFPRTQRKLEEAGIKQRIVDVSELAKAEGALTCCSLIFER